The proteins below come from a single Papaver somniferum cultivar HN1 chromosome 11, ASM357369v1, whole genome shotgun sequence genomic window:
- the LOC113322533 gene encoding serine/threonine-protein kinase TIO-like isoform X1 yields the protein MGVENYHVIEMVGEGSFGKVYKGRRKFSGQTVAMKFILKHGKSDKDIQNLRQEIEILRKLKHENIIAMLDSFETPQEFCVVTEFAQGELFEILEDDKCLPEEQVQAIAKQLVRALHYLHSNRIIHRDMKPQNILIGAGSIVKLCDFGFARAMSTNTVVLRSIKGTPLYMAPELVQEQPYNHTADLWSLGVILYELFVGQPPFYTNSVYQLVRHIIKDPVKYPDTMSSNFKSFLKGLLNKMPQRRLTWPALREHPFVKETSDDLEAMESRIATAAATGNDAAWKGEGNNKHAAPVGSYAATPEKKVHSSTTPQNKGSRSPLTNDRLHSPVAAMDSPFPHEDPLELTVPAADSGCQVLDRLESNSRTMKGANFIGQDSEAMSLVLMPLMDWSKDSSKPSRDQDIVRVNVSLRILSNLAVAGALHSDVALDDMIRELLVFTDSVINMKSLDGNDLTAKSFSLMKKLVDISGTDLRDSYIQHWSILVELYSKVVDYTEDASGRVLNESTGCIAVMLSRVVQGLKRSLVGGSPEVASPNEVPKQILRHAKTAGVAESLSVCLVASGTSLIAGSPNMLRAACEACRGLWALVNGFEILFTAGNIYLFPLKTFWSHSLHRLDIGEHERGSMLGIESAKVIDAVAKALIKSKAMQVAIYYCLHQRMESALSAAIQLMLRCCVHNESICGLLCGLPNSLPATTVVSGGGDGTIISEIFSILCLCTSHPNKEPPTGEASKSKISNPNALVLHSCLIVATTAQYLKLSGRVSASFILTTTTKKQLSRLSVLAHYSSSNDTVTTSLQPHCLSAMLALASVLSLESGVPSESSLSESAMPMIPPTTTLCSILAIPSTDRNEASSNHYGMLSYWHGVRDGCVGLLETRLKWGGPLAVQQACAKKAPQILLCLLANRLLNVEMDESKDLIGLSPTGVTWMISSICHCLSNGALLFREILVRSENVKLISSLISETHLKILKCWSGPGGGTDGVRDLINTVIDLLAFPFVAVQNVTSGLPSTTASVSSGFLLNMGSPGGKLGVQDKDMVKGIEANMPKYVQVLLEVGVPDRILKCLDYVKSRDFGKPVAFLAKMASVRPLALHLLGKGLLDPGNVRKLLNSSNPREVVLDILMIISDLARMDKDFYEHLNRADLLESMKTFLSHEDPNVRAKTCSAIGNMCRHSPYFYSSLASQHIISLLIDRCADPDKRTRKYACFAIGNAAYHNDLLYEELRRSIPLLTSLLVSSEEDKTRANAAGALSNLVRNSNRLCEDIISKGAMQALLKLVADCSTVALSPSRKDAVNESPLKIALFSLAKMCSYSPCRQFVRSSELLPIIGRLKQSPDETVANYVSIIIKKIAEA from the exons TGTGTTGTGACTGAGTTTGCACAG GGTGAGCTTTTTGAAATTCTCGAGGATGACAAATGCCTCCCGGAAGAACAAGTTCAAGCTATTGCAAAGCAGTTG GTGAGAGCATTGCATTACTTGCATTCAAACCGCATCATTCATCGAGATATGAAGCCCCAGAATATTTTAATTGGAGCTGGGTCTATCGTTAAG CTTTGTGATTTTGGATTCGCGAGGGCAATGTCCACAAACACCGTAGTGTTGCGCTCTATCAAAG GTACTCCTTTGTACATGGCTCCCGAACTTGTACAGGAACAACCTTACAACCACACTGCTGATTTATGGTCTCTTGGAGTTATATT GTACGAGCTATTTGTTGGTCAGCCTCCCTTTTATACAAATTCAGTATATCAACTAGTTCGACACATTATAAAG GATCCTGTAAAGTATCCGGACACCATGAGTTCAAATTTTAAAAGCTTTCTTAAGGGGTTGCTCAATAAG ATGCCGCAAAGAAGGCTGACATGGCCCGCACTTCGTGAGCACCCCTTTGTTAAAGAAACCTCAGATGATCTGGAGGCCATG GAATCACGTATAGCAACTGCTGCAGCTACGGGTAATGATGCAGCTTGGAAAGGCGAAGGCAACAACAAACATGCGGCCCCAGTTGGATCATATGCTGCAACTCCTGAGA AAAAAGTTCATTCTTCTACTACTCCTCAGAATAAAGGTTCCCGAAGTCCTTTGACTAATGATCGATTACATAGTCCTGTTGCAGCCATGGACAGTCCATTTCCTCATGAAGATCCCTTAGAATTAACAGTTCCTGCTGCTGACTCAG GCTGCCAGGTGTTGGATAGATTGGAAAGTAACTCCAGGACAATGAAAGGAGCAAATTTCATTGGTCAAGATAGTGAAGCAATGTCGCTTGTTTTGATGCCCTTAATGGACTGGTCCAAAGATTCATCAAAACCAAGCAG GGATCAGGATATTGTTCGTGTAAATGTGTCTCTTAGAATCTTGTCAAACTTAGCCGTAGCAGGTGCTCTTCATTCTGATGTGGCACTCGACGACATGATCAGGGAACTTCTTGTCTTCACTGATAGTGTAATCAACATGAAATCTTTGGATGGTAATGATTTAACAGCGAAG AGCTTCTCACTTATGAAGAAATTAGTGGATATTAGTGGAACTGATCTTCGAGATTCTTATATCCagcattggtcgatattagtagAACTGTACTCAAAG GTGGTCGACTATACCGAGGATGCATCTGGAAGGGTCTTGAATGAGTCAACTGGGTGCATTGCTGTTATGTTATCTAGAGTTGTGCAGGGACTTAAAAGATCTCTTGTAGGTGGAAGCCCAGAGGTGGCTTCGCCAAATGAAGTTCCAAAACAGATCTTGCGTCATGCAAAAACAGCTGGAGTGGCAGAGTCATTGTCTGTTTGCTTAGTTGCTTCAGGAACTAGTCTAATAGCAGGTTCTCCAAATATGTTACGTGCTGCTTGTGAAGCGTGCAGGGGTCTGTGGGCGTTGGTAAACGGATTTGAAATTTTGTTCACAGCAGGAAATATTTATTTGTTCCCACTAAAAACTTTCTGGAGCCATTCTTTACATCGACTTGACATTGGGGAGCATGAAAGAGGTTCAATGCTTGGGATAGAATCagcaaaagttattgatgcaGTCGCAAAAGCTCTGATCAAATCAAAAGCAATGCAGGTTGCAATTTACTATTGTCTACATCAACGCATGGAATCTGCTTTATCTGCTGCTATTCAG CTCATGTTGAGGTGCTGCGTTCATAATGAATCCATATGTGGTTTGCTTTGTGGCCTACCTAATTCCTTGCCTGCTACAACTGTGGTCAGTGGAGGTGGAGATGGTACAATCATTTCAGAAATATTCTCTATATTATGTCTCTGCACTTCACATCCAAACAAAGAACCACCAACAGGAGAAGCAAGTAAATCGAAAATATCAAACCCGAATGCCCTTGTCCTGCATTCATGCCTCATCGTTGCCACAACTGCACAATATTTGAAGCTGTCCGGACGAGTTTCGGCGTCGTTCATTCTCACGACTACTACCAAAAAACAACTTTCTCGACTTTCAGTCCTTGCTCATTACTCTTCTTCTAATGATACAGTTACAACTTCCTTACAACCACATTGTCTCTCTGCCATGTTAGCTCTTGCTTCTGTTTTATCTCTTGAAAGTGGAGTTCCTTCTGAATCCTCTCTTTCTGAGTCTGCAATGCCTATGATACCTCCAACTACCACACTATGTAGCATTCTCGCTATTCCATCAACAGACAGAAATGAAGCGTCTTCTAACCATTATGGTATGCTCTCATACTGGCATGGGGTTAGAGATGGTTGCGTTGGTTTATTAGAAACTAGATTAAAGTGGGGTGGACCATTAGCAGTTCAGCAAGCCTGTGCAAAGAAAGCTCCCCAGATACTTCTTTGTTTATTAGCAAACCGTCTTCTGAATGTTGAAATGGATGAATCTAAAGATTTAATTGGCTTGTCACCTACTGGCGTTACGTGGATGATATCTTCAATTTGTCATTGTCTTTCAAATGGAGCGTTGTTATTTCGTGAGATCTTGGTTAGGAGTGAAAATGTCAAGCTAATATCTAGTTTAATATCTGAAACACACCTCAAGATCTTGAAATGCTGGAGTGGACCTGGTGGTGGTACTGATGGAGTCAGAGATCTAATCAATACAGTTATAGATCTCCTAGCATTTCCTTTTGTTGCAGTGCAGAATGTTACCTCAGGTTTACCATCAACCACTGCTTCAGTTAGCAGTGGTTTCCTTCTCAACATGGGTTCACCCGGTGGAAAGCTAGGTGTCCAAGACAAGGACATGGTGAAAGGGATTGAGGCAAACATGCCCAAGTATGTTCAAGTTCTTCTAGAG GTAGGAGTGCCTGATCGTATTCTTAAGTGCTTGGATTATGTTAAGTCAAGAGATTTTGGAAAACCTGTAGCTTTTCTGGCAAAGATGGCAAGTGTTCGTCCCCTTGCACTTCATCTTCTAGGGAAAGGTCTGTTGGATCCAGGGAACGTGAGGAAATTGCTCAACAGTTCAAACCCAAGGGAGGTTGTTTTGGATATTCTGATGATAATTTCAGACTTAGCTCGGATGGATAAG GATTTCTATGAACACCTTAATAGGGCAGATCTCTTGGAGTCCATGAAGACATTCCTTAGCCATGAAGATCCAAATGTACGTGCAAAAACTTGCAGTGCTATAGGGAACATGTGTCGGCATAGCCCTTACTTTTATAGCTCACTG GCAAGTCAACATATCATCAGTCTCCTTATTGATCGCTGTGCTGATCCAGACAAACGTACCAGAAAATATGCTTGTTTTGCT ATCGGTAATGCCGCATATCACAACGACCTGTTGTATGAAGAACTTAGGAGATCCATACCTCTACTTACTAGTCTGCTGGTTTCGTCAGAGGAAGATAAAACGAGAGCAAATGCAGCTGGTGCACTGAGCAATCTTGTCCGCAACTCTAATAGGCTTTGTGAAGATATAATCTCGAAAGGAGCCATGCAG GCTCTGCTGAAGTTGGTTGCCGACTGTTCCACCGTAGCTTTGAGCCCGAGTAGAAAGGATGCAGTAAATGAATCACCATTGAAGATTGCTCTATTTTCATTGGCAAAAATGTGTTCCTACTCACCTTGTAGGCAGTTTGTCCGTTCTTCAGAACTGTTACCCATTATTGGACGTCTTAAACAATCCCCAGATGAAACTGTTGCCAATTATGTGTCCATTATAATCAAAAAAATTGCAGAAGCCTGA
- the LOC113322533 gene encoding serine/threonine-protein kinase TIO-like isoform X2: MGVENYHVIEMVGEGSFGKVYKGRRKFSGQTVAMKFILKHGKSDKDIQNLRQEIEILRKLKHENIIAMLDSFETPQEFCVVTEFAQGELFEILEDDKCLPEEQVQAIAKQLLCDFGFARAMSTNTVVLRSIKGTPLYMAPELVQEQPYNHTADLWSLGVILYELFVGQPPFYTNSVYQLVRHIIKDPVKYPDTMSSNFKSFLKGLLNKMPQRRLTWPALREHPFVKETSDDLEAMESRIATAAATGNDAAWKGEGNNKHAAPVGSYAATPEKKVHSSTTPQNKGSRSPLTNDRLHSPVAAMDSPFPHEDPLELTVPAADSGCQVLDRLESNSRTMKGANFIGQDSEAMSLVLMPLMDWSKDSSKPSRDQDIVRVNVSLRILSNLAVAGALHSDVALDDMIRELLVFTDSVINMKSLDGNDLTAKSFSLMKKLVDISGTDLRDSYIQHWSILVELYSKVVDYTEDASGRVLNESTGCIAVMLSRVVQGLKRSLVGGSPEVASPNEVPKQILRHAKTAGVAESLSVCLVASGTSLIAGSPNMLRAACEACRGLWALVNGFEILFTAGNIYLFPLKTFWSHSLHRLDIGEHERGSMLGIESAKVIDAVAKALIKSKAMQVAIYYCLHQRMESALSAAIQLMLRCCVHNESICGLLCGLPNSLPATTVVSGGGDGTIISEIFSILCLCTSHPNKEPPTGEASKSKISNPNALVLHSCLIVATTAQYLKLSGRVSASFILTTTTKKQLSRLSVLAHYSSSNDTVTTSLQPHCLSAMLALASVLSLESGVPSESSLSESAMPMIPPTTTLCSILAIPSTDRNEASSNHYGMLSYWHGVRDGCVGLLETRLKWGGPLAVQQACAKKAPQILLCLLANRLLNVEMDESKDLIGLSPTGVTWMISSICHCLSNGALLFREILVRSENVKLISSLISETHLKILKCWSGPGGGTDGVRDLINTVIDLLAFPFVAVQNVTSGLPSTTASVSSGFLLNMGSPGGKLGVQDKDMVKGIEANMPKYVQVLLEVGVPDRILKCLDYVKSRDFGKPVAFLAKMASVRPLALHLLGKGLLDPGNVRKLLNSSNPREVVLDILMIISDLARMDKDFYEHLNRADLLESMKTFLSHEDPNVRAKTCSAIGNMCRHSPYFYSSLASQHIISLLIDRCADPDKRTRKYACFAIGNAAYHNDLLYEELRRSIPLLTSLLVSSEEDKTRANAAGALSNLVRNSNRLCEDIISKGAMQALLKLVADCSTVALSPSRKDAVNESPLKIALFSLAKMCSYSPCRQFVRSSELLPIIGRLKQSPDETVANYVSIIIKKIAEA, encoded by the exons TGTGTTGTGACTGAGTTTGCACAG GGTGAGCTTTTTGAAATTCTCGAGGATGACAAATGCCTCCCGGAAGAACAAGTTCAAGCTATTGCAAAGCAGTTG CTTTGTGATTTTGGATTCGCGAGGGCAATGTCCACAAACACCGTAGTGTTGCGCTCTATCAAAG GTACTCCTTTGTACATGGCTCCCGAACTTGTACAGGAACAACCTTACAACCACACTGCTGATTTATGGTCTCTTGGAGTTATATT GTACGAGCTATTTGTTGGTCAGCCTCCCTTTTATACAAATTCAGTATATCAACTAGTTCGACACATTATAAAG GATCCTGTAAAGTATCCGGACACCATGAGTTCAAATTTTAAAAGCTTTCTTAAGGGGTTGCTCAATAAG ATGCCGCAAAGAAGGCTGACATGGCCCGCACTTCGTGAGCACCCCTTTGTTAAAGAAACCTCAGATGATCTGGAGGCCATG GAATCACGTATAGCAACTGCTGCAGCTACGGGTAATGATGCAGCTTGGAAAGGCGAAGGCAACAACAAACATGCGGCCCCAGTTGGATCATATGCTGCAACTCCTGAGA AAAAAGTTCATTCTTCTACTACTCCTCAGAATAAAGGTTCCCGAAGTCCTTTGACTAATGATCGATTACATAGTCCTGTTGCAGCCATGGACAGTCCATTTCCTCATGAAGATCCCTTAGAATTAACAGTTCCTGCTGCTGACTCAG GCTGCCAGGTGTTGGATAGATTGGAAAGTAACTCCAGGACAATGAAAGGAGCAAATTTCATTGGTCAAGATAGTGAAGCAATGTCGCTTGTTTTGATGCCCTTAATGGACTGGTCCAAAGATTCATCAAAACCAAGCAG GGATCAGGATATTGTTCGTGTAAATGTGTCTCTTAGAATCTTGTCAAACTTAGCCGTAGCAGGTGCTCTTCATTCTGATGTGGCACTCGACGACATGATCAGGGAACTTCTTGTCTTCACTGATAGTGTAATCAACATGAAATCTTTGGATGGTAATGATTTAACAGCGAAG AGCTTCTCACTTATGAAGAAATTAGTGGATATTAGTGGAACTGATCTTCGAGATTCTTATATCCagcattggtcgatattagtagAACTGTACTCAAAG GTGGTCGACTATACCGAGGATGCATCTGGAAGGGTCTTGAATGAGTCAACTGGGTGCATTGCTGTTATGTTATCTAGAGTTGTGCAGGGACTTAAAAGATCTCTTGTAGGTGGAAGCCCAGAGGTGGCTTCGCCAAATGAAGTTCCAAAACAGATCTTGCGTCATGCAAAAACAGCTGGAGTGGCAGAGTCATTGTCTGTTTGCTTAGTTGCTTCAGGAACTAGTCTAATAGCAGGTTCTCCAAATATGTTACGTGCTGCTTGTGAAGCGTGCAGGGGTCTGTGGGCGTTGGTAAACGGATTTGAAATTTTGTTCACAGCAGGAAATATTTATTTGTTCCCACTAAAAACTTTCTGGAGCCATTCTTTACATCGACTTGACATTGGGGAGCATGAAAGAGGTTCAATGCTTGGGATAGAATCagcaaaagttattgatgcaGTCGCAAAAGCTCTGATCAAATCAAAAGCAATGCAGGTTGCAATTTACTATTGTCTACATCAACGCATGGAATCTGCTTTATCTGCTGCTATTCAG CTCATGTTGAGGTGCTGCGTTCATAATGAATCCATATGTGGTTTGCTTTGTGGCCTACCTAATTCCTTGCCTGCTACAACTGTGGTCAGTGGAGGTGGAGATGGTACAATCATTTCAGAAATATTCTCTATATTATGTCTCTGCACTTCACATCCAAACAAAGAACCACCAACAGGAGAAGCAAGTAAATCGAAAATATCAAACCCGAATGCCCTTGTCCTGCATTCATGCCTCATCGTTGCCACAACTGCACAATATTTGAAGCTGTCCGGACGAGTTTCGGCGTCGTTCATTCTCACGACTACTACCAAAAAACAACTTTCTCGACTTTCAGTCCTTGCTCATTACTCTTCTTCTAATGATACAGTTACAACTTCCTTACAACCACATTGTCTCTCTGCCATGTTAGCTCTTGCTTCTGTTTTATCTCTTGAAAGTGGAGTTCCTTCTGAATCCTCTCTTTCTGAGTCTGCAATGCCTATGATACCTCCAACTACCACACTATGTAGCATTCTCGCTATTCCATCAACAGACAGAAATGAAGCGTCTTCTAACCATTATGGTATGCTCTCATACTGGCATGGGGTTAGAGATGGTTGCGTTGGTTTATTAGAAACTAGATTAAAGTGGGGTGGACCATTAGCAGTTCAGCAAGCCTGTGCAAAGAAAGCTCCCCAGATACTTCTTTGTTTATTAGCAAACCGTCTTCTGAATGTTGAAATGGATGAATCTAAAGATTTAATTGGCTTGTCACCTACTGGCGTTACGTGGATGATATCTTCAATTTGTCATTGTCTTTCAAATGGAGCGTTGTTATTTCGTGAGATCTTGGTTAGGAGTGAAAATGTCAAGCTAATATCTAGTTTAATATCTGAAACACACCTCAAGATCTTGAAATGCTGGAGTGGACCTGGTGGTGGTACTGATGGAGTCAGAGATCTAATCAATACAGTTATAGATCTCCTAGCATTTCCTTTTGTTGCAGTGCAGAATGTTACCTCAGGTTTACCATCAACCACTGCTTCAGTTAGCAGTGGTTTCCTTCTCAACATGGGTTCACCCGGTGGAAAGCTAGGTGTCCAAGACAAGGACATGGTGAAAGGGATTGAGGCAAACATGCCCAAGTATGTTCAAGTTCTTCTAGAG GTAGGAGTGCCTGATCGTATTCTTAAGTGCTTGGATTATGTTAAGTCAAGAGATTTTGGAAAACCTGTAGCTTTTCTGGCAAAGATGGCAAGTGTTCGTCCCCTTGCACTTCATCTTCTAGGGAAAGGTCTGTTGGATCCAGGGAACGTGAGGAAATTGCTCAACAGTTCAAACCCAAGGGAGGTTGTTTTGGATATTCTGATGATAATTTCAGACTTAGCTCGGATGGATAAG GATTTCTATGAACACCTTAATAGGGCAGATCTCTTGGAGTCCATGAAGACATTCCTTAGCCATGAAGATCCAAATGTACGTGCAAAAACTTGCAGTGCTATAGGGAACATGTGTCGGCATAGCCCTTACTTTTATAGCTCACTG GCAAGTCAACATATCATCAGTCTCCTTATTGATCGCTGTGCTGATCCAGACAAACGTACCAGAAAATATGCTTGTTTTGCT ATCGGTAATGCCGCATATCACAACGACCTGTTGTATGAAGAACTTAGGAGATCCATACCTCTACTTACTAGTCTGCTGGTTTCGTCAGAGGAAGATAAAACGAGAGCAAATGCAGCTGGTGCACTGAGCAATCTTGTCCGCAACTCTAATAGGCTTTGTGAAGATATAATCTCGAAAGGAGCCATGCAG GCTCTGCTGAAGTTGGTTGCCGACTGTTCCACCGTAGCTTTGAGCCCGAGTAGAAAGGATGCAGTAAATGAATCACCATTGAAGATTGCTCTATTTTCATTGGCAAAAATGTGTTCCTACTCACCTTGTAGGCAGTTTGTCCGTTCTTCAGAACTGTTACCCATTATTGGACGTCTTAAACAATCCCCAGATGAAACTGTTGCCAATTATGTGTCCATTATAATCAAAAAAATTGCAGAAGCCTGA